Proteins found in one Phocoena sinus isolate mPhoSin1 chromosome 5, mPhoSin1.pri, whole genome shotgun sequence genomic segment:
- the NPY2R gene encoding neuropeptide Y receptor type 2, protein MKMGPLGAEADENQTVEEMKVEQFGPGHTTPRGELAPNSEPELIDSTKLIEVQIVLILAYCSIILLGVIGNSLVIHVVIKFKSMRTVTNFFIVNLAVADLLVNTLCLPFTLTYTLMGEWKMGPVLCHLVPYAQGLAVQVSTITLTVIALDRHRCIVYHLESKISKRISFLIIGLAWGISALLASPLAIFREYSLIEIIPDFEIVACTEKWPGEEKSIYGTVYSLSSLLILYVLPLGIISVSYIRIWSKLKNHVTPGAANDHYHQRRQKTTKMLVCVVVVFAVSWLPLHAFQLAVDIDNQVLDLKEYKLIFTVFHIIAMCSTFANPLLYGWMNSNYRKAFLSAFRCEQRLDAIHSEVSVTFKAKKNLEATENNGPNDSFTEATNV, encoded by the coding sequence ATGAAAATGGGCCCATTAGGTGCAGAGGCTGATGAGAACCAGACAGTGGAAGAAATGAAAGTGGAGCAGTTCGGTCCAGGGCACACCACTCCTAGAGGGGAGCTGGCCCCTAACTCTGAGCCGGAGCTTATAGACAGCACGAAGCTGATTGAGGTACAGATCGTCCTTATATTGGCCTATTGCTCCATCATCTTGCTTGGGGTGATTGGCAATTCCTTGGTGATCCATGTGGTGATCAAATTCAAGAGCATGCGTACAGTAACCAACTTTTTTATTGTCAATCTGGCTGTGGCGGATCTTCTGGTGAACACCCTGTGCTTACCATTTACACTTACCTACACCTTAATGGGGGAGTGGAAAATGGGTCCCGTCCTATGCCACTTGGTGCCTTATGCCCAGGGACTGGCGGTACAAGTGTCCACCATCACCTTGACAGTAATTGCCCTGGACCGGCATCGTTGCATTGTCTACCACCTGGAGAGCAAGATTTCCAAGCGAATCAGCTTCTTGATTATTGGCTTGGCTTGGGGTATCAGTGCCCTGCTAGCAAGCCCCCTGGCCATCTTCCGGGAGTATTCATTGATTGAGATTATTCCGGACTTTGAGATTGTGGCCTGTACTGAGAAGTGGCCTGGTGAGGAGAAGAGCATCTATGGCACTGTCTACAGTCTTTCTTCCTTATTAATACTGTATGTTTTGCCTCTGGGCATCATCTCTGTTTCCTATATTCGTATCTGGAGTAAACTTAAGAACCATGTCACCCCTGGAGCTGCTAATGACCACTACCATCAGCGGAGGCAAAAAACCACCAAAATGctggtgtgtgtggtggtggtatTTGCAGTCAGCTGGTTGCCGCTCCATGCCTTCCAACTTGCTGTCGACATTGACAACCAAGTCTTGGACCTGAAGGAGTACAAACTTATTTTCACTGTGTTCCACATCATTGCCATGTGCTCCACCTTTGCCAACCCCCTTCTCTATGGCTGGATGAACAGCAACTACAGAAAGGCTTTCCTCTCAGCCTTCCGCTGTGAGCAGAGGTTAGACGCCATTCACTCCGAGGTATCTGTGACATTCAAGGCTAAAAAGAACCTGGAAGCCACAGAGAACAATGGTCCTAATGATTCTTTCACAGAGGCTACCAACGTCTAA